AGCCCAAACAGATTTATTTCGATATGTAAGGAAAAACTGTACAGAACGCTTTAGTTAAGCATCAACACTATTTACAGCGCTAAAAATCATGTAAGAACCGGATTGAACGTTAACGACGATTCTGGAATTTATTTTACGTCTTAATTGAAAGCAAAATTAcgataaaaactcaatttagatgaaatttccttaaaaaactCAACCAGCTAGAAACCACACCGTGGGGTAGAACGTGGTAGAACGCcgaaactagtggacagaacgcaccataccggaAGGGTGGTCAGAAATAGAATAATGATTaagggaaaactgtacaagacgcaccagcggggtaagatggcccatgtcattctttttcaaaaaaacactaacctatggcttcgaatgatgtttttcttcatttatattgtagcaaacaatCTTTTCTATCATTTATTAGATTAAAAGGTCACAAAAACGACTCTAGTTCTAAGAAATAGAAggattaatggaatcagcgtgaaacctgttatttttcatggttaacGTTTAAGGTTTCATAGTTAACTGGCCTGGGCAATCTGATCAAACTACAGTGTCGTGatcttacgaatctcaatttagAGATTCACacagacacgtctgtcgctcacaagaatagatcaatgactggctttgttttgtttgttttgcctagtgttgccaaaatcacaaacattgccattattttattttatttatctacaGTGTTGTCGAATacaacttttaaattatttttactaaatttaatttatattctgcatattcttcatctcatctctacactTATGCCGCTGACTAAAAATCAGTATCGCTTGACACAGACATGCTTAGCAGTATCATAGTCGGCTGACATTGGctgtctgacactgataatttgcagctcATACTAtaagcactgaccacactgacttgactcttagaacaaaaattcaaccattttctgtctaattttttgttgtcagattttgcaggttcgcaataccgacggcaggtggcgaacctgaaaaatttgacaaaaaatgccctgtaggaaaaatggttctgtttagcccgattttatcgtagaaattgcatgttttatttttaaagttgggtggcatttccttactgggatagcatttcttcaaatcgatcgatgcgcactctggaatcgacattgcgtactgttggaaaaatgttttttttttctggaaaaattatccagaaaacgaaatcgagtgtccagtcagtatggtcagtgctataAGTATAAGTCTGTGCTATAAGATTaaacttcaacaaaataattcatcttcactttttttaatatctttattatagagatcaACACTTGATTTTAATGCGTTTTCCCAAGGTTACTTTTTACAAATCTTGCTTCAATATATTACCATAATTGTCGATCACAAAGAGCGTCAGTCCATCTAGCTTTACATCAAACGGAATTTGGAATTGGTCTGTTGTTGTGTCTAGAAATGAccagaatgttttcagcataCCATCATTTTTATCGCGTATTTCAATGAGTTTAAGATTTGAGTTTACACTGGTAACGTGTTTCGTGATAAAGTTGAAAGTTAGCCTAGTAACACAATTGTTATCCTCAGAAATAGCACCAGAATTAGAATAGTCATTGAACCATTTGTGCCATTGCAGTGTAATAGCACAATTGTCAGTAAAATAGGTAACATCGCTCTCTTTCTGCTGTTGGTATTTCAGTAAAAACTCTCCTGGTCTTTTTATCTGAGTCAAACGACGATTTGTTTGCTGCTGCACCGAATGACCAACGATTCGTCCTGGGAGGTCTTCCGTTTGTGTAATGAGCGTAAATACACGATTGATATGGTCTAGCTCTGCTCCCATGATTCCATTTTTGGTGTGACCTAGATCGAAGATATGTCCGATCTCATGGCAAACTGACCCAATAGTAGTAGCAAAACATCCAGCGTACCTGCAAATAAAATATGGTTTAAAGATATCATTTAGGAGTACAGATATAAAATAcaaatatataggggagaatggggatacttgatccccttttcttattttcaccatatctttttggaaaaaattagcaactcgccgtctttgtcattttctgacagcttgtaacttcaagtttatatgctccaaaaattagaacgatacttgaacccgttgatgaactagagacattttcgtgggagtaaaaaaattgcgatttttctgaagttaggggagagatgatcccctattgaaggatacttgatcttttattcaggaagccctaatccttgtataaaaatcaaacaaaaccccaagatagaatgttaattgactattttggtcatgtttgttcgcatttcacaatttatagcaaacataagaagaaaattctataactttgtctcaacgctaataacattgcatacttaaaggcgctttttttattcattaagggaaaattaattatttttgctcttttcttcagacaattgtttgataaatattagtttttggataaatattagtaatttcataatcagcaatcataacgatcaattcagaagaagaatatgccatttggaagggggatcaattgtacccaactctaggggatcaattgtacccataatcaacatttaaaaaaactttttctgaaaaaagttgagagttttccattgctttgaacatatggcattatgaagttaattttaccctcgaacgattgatacattggaacaaatattttttcataattttcccatgtaaggaacattttaaagtgatgaaaaaagatcttcaagttacattttgtgaaatttttcaaacaaagttcaattaatcaaacaattattttgttaaaattttttaaactacaagcattgttattttgctcattttggcacatttttctagaacatttgatctttgtaagacattccagtttcgagatatagctaaggaatcaagtatccccagggatcaagtatcctcattctcccctatatatataATGCTCACGTATATCTATGATTGCTATCGTCCATCATTAACGACCGATCTACAGATTTGTTGCTCAAAAAGGCAGGGATTATTTCTTCAAGTCTATTGGGCCATGTGTACAGGCAACCTGTGCCAAAGAGTGCCAATCCTCCGCCTCCTAGGGCAGCGTTTCCCGTTGTTCGGCGTTTGATGTTTGCATAGGAAAAGTCGTTATCTAATATTCCTTCGTAATAAGTGCTGCTTATAAAGCCTATAAATTTAAGCTTATCGCTCACAAAAAGCTCCGATTGTAGAATTTCCTTTCCAAAATAGCTCCACAGTTGTTGTTCGGTcatctttttcgatttttctacCGGCAATGTACTGTAGAACGGTGAACATCGAGAACCGATGGTAAAGGTTTTTCTTCCGAAACCTTTCTCAGACAACTTTTCGGCATACAGGCTCTGAACGAGTTCTATTCCTAGCGTTATTTTATTGCAGGCATTTTCAATACCATTCTCTGCATCGTCTGATTGATAAGTTCCATCATGaccatcacatatgatgtacaAAGGTATAACACAGAATGGATTCCCAGACTGCTCAAAGAAGAGATTTAATTCTATTTTACTGCGGCAATAAGTGAGTACTAAAACATTTTCACCAGGATCAAGTCTAAAAAGCACTTTGAATTGACCAcgtttttcgttgaaaaatcgAACATCTTTGGATGCTGGGAATTCATGAGTATTGATTTGTACTTTTAAACTATCAATTTCACATCTATTAGCAATGTTCCCCTTGAGTAATATTATCGGATAAGAAAACTTCTCATTATCGTTGATGTTTGATAATTCTATGGAATGCTGTCGATCACACATCTTAGCGGCAGATACTAGAATGATTATGGGCCTGATATTATCAACGTATCGAAACGCACCAAAACTGCAAATTATTGACACTTTCTGCTcgagataaaattaaaatgactcTTTTACGCCTACGTATGGCACGCCACCACCCCCAAACATTACACCGCTTATTGCTCACTTCTATGCTACGTATTTTCAAGCAAACTTTCCGTATGCCTCCCTATATGCACTCAAAAGCCTACAGCATAAATCATAACCAATCCGTCTTGataccggaggccgaatcaaaacatttttttttcgtagcagcagccttaaaaatctgtgctccctgtgccaatccgtctttctatcGGAGGCCGAACGAAAACAAATGTTCCAACAAATTTAGAGATTCACacagacacgtctgtcgctcacaagaatagatcaatgactggctttgttttgtttgttttgcctagtgttgacAAAATCACAAACATTGTTAGGTGTGTTCAACGGgactcaatcgaaatcaattgaaaaaattccaattgacttcgatcgatttccatcaggctgctgaatgaacagccaGCCACTAATACTAATGCGCttagtttgttttcattttttattcggcTTCGCGCTTCAAGCATTCGTCCACAAATTCTGCGGACAGCAAACGCTGAGGCTGAGATGCGACGTCGCGTCGTGATCGCAACCGGAATTCATCTAAACGATCGGGAACTTTTCTACGAAAAGTATGACGATGACGATTATGTGCCCCGAGCCAAAGCGGCTGAGAAAGCTGCTGAAGGAGTGGCGGAAAACTTGGAAGATACCAAGGGCCAAGGGGCAAAGCACGAATGGGTTTCTATGTTGGGTTCACGTACCGAAATCGCAAACCGATTTAACAACAAGGCCAGTATTATAACAAACTTCGttcttgttcgagttaaaaaggtgcaccaagattcgactcgaaaaaaaaaattatctgccgccatgtttgccgcgatatcattcaagaaattgatttttgttgcctacccgttttacctataaggctATAAagaagtgtattttgaaaagctaaattttcgataagtttagcattattaaatgattttttgccagtgtatggttacttttcaaaaatacgatgaacatgtaattaaacattttatgtttcaatcaTAACATTCCTTATAATCCTTGTttcatttcttaccaccctttcgGTATAGTGCGTTCtctccactagttttggcgttctaccccgcggtttgttttctggctgtttaaaatgtttacaaaagCGTAATCAAAATCGtaactttatcatattttttttttttcattttgataataAGTAAATCTGATCTCTGAATCGTCGTacactttcaatttggttcttagatgatTGGTATCGTTGTGCGTCTTGTATAGTTTTCCCCTATATGGAATATACTGAGTGTTACATCAAATGTTTAGTAACATGTTCATcgcatttttttgtaaactaagCATACTCCGGTGAAAACTTATTTGTTATTGCTAAACGCATCggaaatttcgctttttgaaatACACTTTGTAATATCCTTATAGGTTTGTTTtctaaatatgtctttatttgtatcaattcatcgtTACATTTATAtgacattaaattaggtgttcagctcgataatgaactgttcagagccctatagttaactagataataaaaatttattcaaaagatttaaatttgctgagcgcaatcaagtgtTTAAtttaggagaacatcctgtaatggcaaaaatattttaaactgaaaaactaaacactatccaaaaattaaactaattataaagagaacgaatttctgcgatggaagactgcatcgatttgcctctgaagttagagatgattttgttggccatctcttcgatagattcaatgcccgcaatccggtgaagatcttcggtgctgtgccaaggtggaagccgcaaaatcattttcagaaccttgttctgaatcctctggatggcttcctcgtcgcgcagcagttagaccaaatcggaactgcgtacattatcgctggtcggaacacctgtttgtagatgagcaacttatttcgcagacacaacttggacttcctgttgatgagagaataaagatgtgattgtgattttttaaagtaagattccgatcttACTTTTCCGTGTGAGTCCCAAggacttcacgtgatcagaccattctaatgaaaccccatgcattaaaagttatggaatgattttcattaggttttaaaaaataatctcttatggcttatggggaaataaaataagttgagttttggaagcgatagggaaaattttccacattttcaagtaattcaaaaaaggaatttaaattttgttgcaatctactgcgtaccacccgtaaatttcgacctttggctgaaagcaaagtatcatcacattctggtacatcaggaagatcagaagtaaaaatattgtataaaattagcccaagtatactgccctgagggacaccagctctaatgggtgtccttccagagcatgaattttgatagcttacttgcaaggttcggctagtcaaataattttggtgagatatacgggaaaatcaaatcgagctaatttagctactaaacctttgtgccaaacactgtcaaaagctttttcaatatcaagaagagcaacaccagttgtataaccttcagatttgctagcgttaatcatattagttataCTCAAAAGTTTATGTGTTGTAGAATGTCCGTGACGAAAACcgaattgttcatcagggaaaatagaattctgattaatgtggatcatcattctattcaaaataactctctcgaatagtttacttaaagatggaagcaaactaattggtggATAACTTGacggctctgaagcactttttccaggtttcaaaattggagttactttggcatttttccatttattgggaaaataagccaagtgaaaacatttattgaagattttaactaaaaaatttaaagtgcttccaggcaactttttaataagaatatagaaaatcccaccTTCATCCCaatcttttcatatttttaattattttgaaaatcaattttagttcatcaatatttgtctcacaagaactttcaaatacattttgcttagaaagaatatcatcaaattcaagggaaatttgagcatcaattggacttacaacgtttgaattaaaatcatgaacagactcaaattgttgggctaatttttgagctttttctgagttagttaaaagaagtttatcctcatctttcaaagtaggaattggcttctggggctttttcagaattcaaGTTAATTTCctaaatggctttgagtagggttttatgtcctctactgcttttgcaaaattttcattacgaataaaatttagatgacgtttgatctctttttgaaggtcgcaataaataaatttcaaataaggatccctagttcatTGATATTaacgtcgacgaatgtttttcagtcgtatcgaaaactgaagatcatcatcgatcaaaggttgattaaatttatgtttaactttgggtattgaagcggctttagcaatGACTGttgaatttgtcaaattttctacagccaaatcaatatcttctattaaattcagtggaacgtttacatctaaattacgttcaataaaattcctatatcgctcccagtcagctttttgaaagttaaaagttgattttaaagggttttcaatgggactttgggataaagaaaaagttactggaagatCCTTATAGGttaaacgccttcaagtaggcaacgaattTCTATTTCTTTGCTAATATCGCggcacctcttattcacaactcctatctctacctccccgcggtgccggctggggtgcgagtaacctaagcggagatcgggtacccaaccccggtggatgctttggtcgcatgcagactgagaaggtggccgcacgcgtctgttccccaggtcaggggcggcgtgcaacaacaaccgagcgtctgttctccaggtcaggggcggctcaaacagcgtctgtcttgtagcaagcggctgaatttatgaaatgcggctcccgccagctatgtccaagatggcagccccatcgcgggatagggactttaggctaacaacctactgctcccgatttgaaattgttacggaatccgaaagaaatgaccgacctggaactttggcgacgacttttagcatgaaaacacggacacgaattggaacttggaatgttttaacccttgcccaacaaggcaaactggaacaacttgctagagaggctagccgccttaagcttgaaattctgggactgagcgaagtccgttggcctaatactggagaacacaagacacaatccgggcaagtcctgctttactctggcatacgaggagaacatgctactcgggaacgaggagttggtttcctgttaagcccgcaggcctacgcggccctcattagatgggaaccgataaacgaaagaataatcgtagccagatttagaacacgggttagaaaccttacaatggtccagtgttatgcgccaactgacgttgccgacttgcaggagaaagagcagttttacagtcaactgaacagcgtggttgagagaattccgaagggtgacattcaaatccatttgggcgacttcaacgcaaagattggctccgacaatcaggaccttgagcgcatcatggggcgccatggcctaggacagatgagcgaaaacggagagctgtttgtagaattttgtggcaacaacaacatggtgatcggtggatcgctcttcccccatcgaccagcacataaggtcacttgggtatcccgagatggccgaacagaaaatcaaattgaccacatctgcatcagccgaaaatggagaaggagccttcttgatgtccgcaacaagcgaagcgcagacattgcatctgaccatcacctcgtccttggcgagatacgactgagagttgcacgtgtccaacggcgcgaggagaaagtcgggtgtcgttacgacgtccgccggttggagaatccagaggtgaaaagggcatacgttgaacagctagaatcccgagcctcggagctgccgacagacggaacagtcgaagaacagtggtgtggaatcaagaatgcctttatcacgacgagccatggtactctcggtaaagtttgtggaagaaggagtgaatggatgtcggatgaaacttggaggatggtcgatgatcggagaaaggcgaaagtcggaattgagcaggcatgtaccgggtcagccaaagcagccgcccgcttacgatatgcggagctggaaaaggcagttaaacgagcttgtagacgagacaagagagcctggacaaactccctagccgaagagggagaaagagccgccgccaatggagatatccgattactttatgacatttctcgccgcctcagtggtgcaaggactaatgcaagaatgccgctaaaagaccgagcaggtcagttattgaccgatcgaacagatcagctcaaacgatggactgagcacttcgaacaactcttccgagtcacgaatagcgatggccaacagaatctgcagctcgaagcgccaacagtaagtcgcataaatggcgtcaactcggaagcgccttcgctggctgaaatagaagcggcaatcaaaaacatgaaatccaacaaagcacctgggatcgattgcatccctgctgaaatgctgaaagccgaccctgccctatcagcacaaatgttgcaccgtcttttcgctgacatatgggatactgcaacattcccggccgactggatgcagggtatcctcgtaaaggtcccgaagaaaggagacctgacagagtgcggtaactggcgaggcataacgttgatctgtacaaccctcaactctgcaaagtgattctgaacaggatccaggagaaaatagacgccacactccgacggcaacaagctggattccgatctcgacgatcatgtgtggaccacatcacaacgctccgaatcatactggaacaaatcaacgaattccaggactctcttctgctggtgttcgttgatttcgaaaaagcatttgaccgacttaaccatgaaaacatctgggcggctctaaggcgacgaggggtcccagagaaactagtccatctcatcgaagcacagtatgaggcattttcgtgcaaggtcttgcacgacggtgtcttgtccgaaccaatcccggtaactgctggagtgagacaaggatgtattctatcaccgctactttttctaatcgtaatggatgagattctgattggatcgattgactgtgcaccgaaccgaggattgccgtggaatccttcaacaatggagcaactgaacgaccttgacctggctgacgatattgttttgctcgcccaaacacaaccagatatgcagagcaaactcgacgacctcaccgaaagttccaaggcagcaggtctcaaagtcaatgtcggaaagaccaagtcgatggagatcaacacaggagatCCCTCCTGTTtcctggtagctgggcaacaagttgagaaagtggagtgcttccagtatcttggtagccagattacgcctgatggtggtaccagaaaagacatcgaaacacggatcagaaaggcccgatttgcgtttgcgagtctccgaaacatctggcggtcacgccagatctctctacgaacaaaaatccgaatcttcaactcaaacgtcaaatccgtattgctgtacgggtgcgaaacttggtgcacatatgcggtaacgacgcgaaaactgcaagtatttgtaaaccgctgcctgcggaatatcatccgcgcttggtggcctggcaactggatctcgaatgaggaactacatcgccggtgtcatcaaaaggcgctagaaatcgagattcgggaacgtaagtggagatggattgggcacacgctgcgaagagatgaaaacgagatttgcagagaggcgctagattggaatccagaaggtcatcgaagaagaggcagacccagaaattcgtggcggcgaagtctagccgctgaaatccgaactgtcgacgagaatcttgactgggaccaggtgaagacgctggctccggatcgtcaacagtggaggtcttttaccacggccctatgcaccggaggatcggcgcgggatcattaagtaagtaagtaagtaatatCGCGGCAAATATGGcggcagatgattttttataatcaaatattggtgcaccttttaaacGTGATAAAGGACGAAATTTGAtataaatatacatttttatcgtaatttgggagtcagcaaataaaaagaataacatTTCGCTTTAATATTCGGTTTTTATCAGAAGTGAACAGCATtctaaatttgagcgtaaaCACGTGGTCTGGCGCGCATTCGGCCCCAATTTTAATATGAttgtttaaagttaaaatttgggaaaattaaatgaaattttaaaaaaatctttatagtCCTCCGAACGAGCAaacgattgaaaaaaagaaaagctgaaattttattaGTCTGCGTAGTCTGGTTTGCCATAAAACCTTGAatgttaatcatgaaaaattacaagtttcacgcaGATTCGATttatccttctgtttctaagaatgtaagtcgttttaatgaaatttttacctAAGAAATGAAAGAGAAGCTTGTTTGCCGCTactgaaatgaagaaaaacatcattcgtgGCCAAAAGTTGgcgtatttttgaaattataatggccatcttaccccgctggtgcgtcttgtacagttttttaaagcttttgattgcgaaaaatataatttactcTTGTTGTATTAATACTTTCGAATTACCAGATTGTTTTTAATGTGTGTCCATATTGATTTTCCAATAATGTCTATCTTCATGAAGTTTTACTGTTTacgattcaatttcaattaaTAAATTCAGCAGCAACATgagaaaagggtataaaagacaaagtaaacaaaaccggttttcagtggattcaaa
This sequence is a window from Uranotaenia lowii strain MFRU-FL chromosome 3, ASM2978415v1, whole genome shotgun sequence. Protein-coding genes within it:
- the LOC129754877 gene encoding uncharacterized protein LOC129754877, which codes for MCDRQHSIELSNINDNEKFSYPIILLKGNIANRCEIDSLKVQINTHEFPASKDVRFFNEKRGQFKVLFRLDPGENVLVLTYCRSKIELNLFFEQSGNPFCVIPLYIICDGHDGTYQSDDAENGIENACNKITLGIELVQSLYAEKLSEKGFGRKTFTIGSRCSPFYSTLPVEKSKKMTEQQLWSYFGKEILQSELFVSDKLKFIGFISSTYYEGILDNDFSYANIKRRTTGNAALGGGGLALFGTGCLYTWPNRLEEIIPAFLSNKSVDRSLMMDDSNHRYTYAGCFATTIGSVCHEIGHIFDLGHTKNGIMGAELDHINRVFTLITQTEDLPGRIVGHSVQQQTNRRLTQIKRPGEFLLKYQQQKESDVTYFTDNCAITLQWHKWFNDYSNSGAISEDNNCVTRLTFNFITKHVTSVNSNLKLIEIRDKNDGMLKTFWSFLDTTTDQFQIPFDVKLDGLTLFVIDNYGNILKQDL